A genomic stretch from Theobroma cacao cultivar B97-61/B2 chromosome 4, Criollo_cocoa_genome_V2, whole genome shotgun sequence includes:
- the LOC18601793 gene encoding putative disease resistance protein At4g11170 yields the protein MASLSSPSSSRPLKHQVFLSFRGEDTRNNFLAYLDQALQRKGIGTYIDSKELPRGEEISSALLKAIQESTISAIVFSKNYASSSWCLEELSKIMEFKDTKGLLVVPIFYHVDPSDVRKQTGSFQQAFAEHEKNRIDKVQKWRHALTQAGNLSGFHIKKDEHEPTIIEDIAQDVLKKLNRMSASDCEGLIGIGPQMEQIKSSLCVGDRENIRIIGIWGMGGIGKTTLAQAIYDEVFSQFESHYFLANVREESGEPGGITSLRDKLLSNIFEEKNLHISTPRIGSTFTIDRLRYKRVLVVLDDVSEVEQLEKLGVKHNHFGPGSRIIVTSKDKQVLRNGVVDALYEVRELNYDDSLQLFSLSAFKQNHPVDDFKDLSNRVLQYARGVPLALKVLGSAFYQKSRIYWESEMKKLKEHPHQKIQKILKISYDGLDETEKCIFLDIACFFKGYNRDDVEKILDSCYSGSALGGITNLIDRSLLYVAESNTLWMHDLLQEMGREVVRSESNKPEERSRLWTSKDVSEVLKKNSGTKSIEGMCLNMSNIVEPIKLRATAFKRMIHLKFIKFYDSSEYRHSRKQKILLPAQRLKSLSDKLRYFYWEKYPLKSVPSNFCPENLVQLILPESDIEQLWDGDQNLVNLRVLSLRESGNLIRIPNLSQATNLEILDLDRCRSLVELPCLNHLKSLKGLYIQFCRNLKKFPEVPCHLDSLYLTGTGIEEVPDSVEHLLQLRELHMGGSKVKNVSSNIYKLGSLRSLYLIGCPFAEFPEVPRNLSSLMLLTLEMDGTRIQKLPSGVVKSLEVLTVSNCKYLKSLPELPPSLIYMSAEGCTSLKEVSFADHNQTRFVGSYHGYFSFDHCFNLNHNAINNIVANELLRIHCLAKQLSKEFPRGSGDLECCCCFPGSEIPERFEQQSPNSSITVKLHPNRCRRRFLCFAICIVIHCTDENHEEFFFKDHQEFFFKGKCKLKSIDDDDDRSFKFGWSGICDDPVDLPHPDRVLIVFDGSGMFLKDKLYEEASFDFYRVGDLFGGSRDINIFVKKFGVHVFYEDADSKRKRSLSIGDEDEPEPKRFKGEAEDFSSEGEEPEDR from the exons ATGGCTTCCCTTTCCTCTCCTTCTTCCTCTCGTCCACTAAAGCACCAAGTTTTTTTGAGTTTCAGAGGCGAAGACACTCGCAATAACTTCCTCGCTTACCTAGATCAAGCTTTGCAACGGAAAGGAATTGGAACTTATATTGATTCCAAAGAATTGCCAAGGGGAGAGGAAATTTCTTCAGCGCTGTTGAAAGCAATCCAAGAGTCCACGATTTCAGCGATTGTTTTTTCTAAAAACTATGCTTCTTCATCATGGTGCTTGGAAGAACTCTCCAAGATAATGGAATTCAAGGATACAAAGGGACTGCTCGTGGTGCCCATTTTCTACCATGTTGACCCATCAGACGTACGGAAACAGACTGGGAGTTTTCAACAGGCTTTTGCTGAACATGAAAAGAATAGGATAGACAAGGTCCAGAAGTGGAGACATGCTTTGACTCAAGCTGGTAACTTAAGCGgctttcatataaaaaaagatgA GCATGAGCCCACAATCATTGAGGATATTGCTCAAGATGTTCTGAAGAAGTTGAATCGCATGTCTGCAAGTGATTGTGAGGGACTGATTGGAATAGGTCCTCAAATGGAGCAAATTAAATCCTCGTTATGCGTTGGTGATAGGGAAAACATTCGTATCATAGGAATTTGGGGGATGGGTGGTATAGGCAAAACAACTCTTGCTCAAGCTATTTATGATGAGGTCTTTTCCCAGTTTGAAAGTCACTACTTCCTGGCAAATGTTAGGGAAGAGTCAGGGGAACCTGGTGGAATCACTTCTCTACGGGATAAACTTCTTTCCAATatttttgaagagaaaaacCTCCATATAAGTACTCCCAGAATAGGATCCACATTCACCATTGATAGACTCCGTTATAAGAGAGTTCTTGTTGTCCTTGATGATGTTAGTGAGGTTGAACAGCtagaaaagttaggtgttaaACACAATCACTTCGGTCCAGGAAGTAGAATTATTGTAACATCTAAGGATAAACAAGTCCTCAGGAATGGAGTTGTTGATGCATTATATGAGGTTCGGGAATTAAATTACGATGACTCTCTTCAGCTTTTCTCTCTGTCTGCCTTCAAGCAAAACCATCCAGTCGATGATTTCAAGGATCTATCAAACAGAGTATTGCAATATGCCAGAGGTGTTCCATTAGCTCTCAAAGTATTGGGTTCAGCATTTTATCAAAAGAGCAGAATATACTGGGAAAGtgaaatgaagaaattaaaagaacaTCCCCaccaaaaaattcaaaaaattttgaagattagTTATGATGGATTAGATGAAACAGAGAAGTGCATATTTCTTGATATTGCATGCTTCTTTAAAGGGTATAATAGAGACGATGTAGAAAAGATATTAGACAGTTGTTATAGTGGTAGTGCTCTTGGTGGAATTACCAACCTCATTGATAGAAGCCTCTTATATGTTGCTGAGTCTAACACCCTTTGGATGCATGATTTGCTACAAGAAATGGGTAGGGAAGTTGTTCGTTCAGAATCCAACAAGCCTGAAGAACGTAGTCGATTATGGACTTCCAAAGATGTGTCTGAAGTGCTCAAAAAAAATTCG GGGACTAAATCAATTGAAGGAATGTGCCTCAACATGTCCAATATTGTTGAGCCAATAAAGTTACGTGCTACGGCTTTTAAGAGAATGATTCATCTTAAATTTATCAAGTTCTATGACAGTAGTGAATACCGGCATTCTAGAAAGCAAAAGATTCTGCTTCCTGCACAACGTCTCAAATCACTATCTGATAAGCTGAGGTATTTTTATTGGGAGAAGTACCCGTTGAAATCTGTGCCATCAAATTTTTGTCCAGAGAATCTTGTTCAATTAATATTACCTGAGAGCGATATTGAACAACTTTGGGATGGAGACCAG AATCTTGTGAATTTAAGAGTGCTCTCCCTTAGAGAGTCTGGAAATTTAATCAGGATCCCAAATCTCTCACAAGCCACAAACCTTGAAATATTAGACCTTGATAGGTGCAGAAGTTTGGTTGAACTTCCGTGCCTGAATCATTTGAAATCTCTCAAAGGACTATATATTCAGTTCTGTCGTAATCTCAAGAAATTTCCTGAGGTCCCGTGTCATTTAGATTCATTGTATTTAACTGGAACTGGGATAGAAGAAGTGCCTGATTCGGTTGAGCATCTCCTCCAACTTAGAGAGTTGCACATGGGTGGCTCGAAGGTTAAAAATGTTTCCAGCAATATCTATAAGCTGGGCTCTTTGAGAAGTCTATATCTCATTGGTTGCCCATTCGCCGAATTCCCAGAAGTTCCAAGGAACTTATCGAGCTTAATGTTGCTGACATTAGAAATGGACGGCACAAGGATTCAAAAACTACCGAGCGGTGTCGTTAAAAGCCTTGAAGTCCTTACCGTGAGTAATTGCAAATACCTTAAATCATTGCCAGAGCTTCCACCGAGTCTAATATATATGTCTGCCGAAGGCTGCACATCATTAAAAGAAGTATCGTTCGCAGATCACAATCAAACTAGATTCGTTGGGAGCTATCATGGTTACTTCAGCTTTGATCATTGCTTCAACCTGAATCATAATGCAATCAACAACATTGTAGCTAATGAACTGCTCAGAATTCACTGCTTGGCAAAGCAATTGTCAAAGGAGTTTCCTCGTGGATCAGGAGACCTAGaatgttgttgttgttttcCTGGAAGTGAAATACCAGAAAGGTTTGAGCAACAGAGCCCAAACTCTTCCATTACTGTCAAGCTACATCCAAATAGGTGTCGTAGGAGATTCTTGTGTTTTGCTATATGCATTGTGATTCACTGTACTGATGAAAACCACGAGGAATTCTTTTTTAAAGACCACCAGGAATTCTTTTTTAAAGGCAAATGCAAACTTAAAAGCATAGACGATGATGACGATCGTAGTTTCAAATTTGGGTGGTCAGGGATTTGTGATGATCCGGTAGATTTGCCGCACCCAGATCGCGTGTTAATTGTTTTTGATGGCAGTGGCATGTTTTTGAAAGACAAGCTATATGAGGAGGCATCATTTGATTTCTACCGGGTAGGTGATTTATTTGGCGGATCTAGAGATATTAATATCTTTGTGAAGAAATTTGGTGTCCATGTATTCTACGAGGATGCAGACTCGAAGCGCAAAAGAAGTTTAAGCATTGGCGATGAAGATGAACCAGAGCCTAAACGTTTCAAAGGTGAAGCGGAAGACTTTAGCTCAGAGGGTGAAGAACCGGAGGATAGATGA